Proteins found in one Cobetia sp. L2A1 genomic segment:
- a CDS encoding antibiotic biosynthesis monooxygenase family protein: MIKVLIERHIMPGLEQDYEQASREVVREAMHAQGFISGENLVEGGRPGHRIVITSWRDARAWQEWSVSNARERMMARLGPMLSQPERIVMLEHT, translated from the coding sequence ATGATCAAGGTACTGATCGAACGGCACATCATGCCGGGGCTGGAACAGGATTACGAACAGGCCTCACGAGAAGTCGTAAGAGAGGCCATGCATGCACAAGGCTTCATTTCTGGTGAGAACCTGGTGGAAGGCGGTCGGCCAGGTCATCGTATTGTGATCACCTCGTGGCGGGATGCAAGGGCTTGGCAGGAATGGTCGGTCAGCAACGCAAGAGAGCGAATGATGGCGCGTCTCGGTCCTATGCTGTCTCAGCCTGAACGCATTGTGATGCTCGAGCATACCTGA
- the tusA gene encoding sulfurtransferase TusA — protein MTDTTLPIPDAELETSGLYCPEPIMMLHNKVREMASGDLLRVVATDPATTRDVPKFCAFLGHTLELSHETPEQFLYYIRIS, from the coding sequence ATGACCGATACTACTCTGCCTATACCAGATGCTGAGCTTGAAACCAGTGGTTTATATTGCCCTGAACCTATCATGATGCTGCATAACAAGGTGCGTGAGATGGCTTCAGGAGACTTGCTCCGAGTGGTCGCGACAGACCCCGCGACCACTCGGGATGTGCCCAAATTCTGTGCTTTTCTTGGGCACACTCTAGAGCTAAGCCACGAAACGCCTGAGCAGTTCCTGTATTACATCCGTATCAGCTGA
- the rlmM gene encoding 23S rRNA (cytidine(2498)-2'-O)-methyltransferase RlmM, producing MMMQPQELLLYCRPGFEADLAAEVCEKAAYLGAPGYPIAARNSGFVRYVVTGDEPANTLHREMPLEALVFARQTLVALEPMVGMSRENRVSPILQQVVDAGWSFEEIRHEMPDTNDGKSLSGLGKAVGRPLESALKKRGALRRKAGGRALHVFWTDGDEVQLGMSFPGNRSEYANGIRHLRSPSRAPSRSTLKLEEAWHEFVPRDQWERRIATGMQAADLGAAPGGWTFQLVEKGMFVFAIDNGPMNKDLMATGQVEHLKEDGFTWEPPLRLDWLVCDIVDRPIRVTEMVERWLKKRWCNEAVFNLKLPMKQRWKEVSRCLDYLAQSLENSHVGAEIRCRHLYHDREEVTVHVRITH from the coding sequence ATGATGATGCAACCCCAAGAACTGTTGCTGTATTGCCGCCCCGGCTTTGAAGCCGATCTGGCCGCGGAAGTCTGCGAGAAAGCCGCTTATCTAGGCGCGCCGGGTTACCCCATTGCGGCACGTAACAGTGGCTTTGTGCGTTACGTGGTGACTGGTGACGAGCCCGCCAATACTCTGCATCGTGAAATGCCATTGGAAGCCCTGGTATTTGCACGCCAGACGCTCGTGGCATTGGAGCCGATGGTGGGCATGTCACGTGAAAACCGCGTCTCTCCGATTCTGCAGCAGGTCGTTGATGCTGGCTGGAGCTTTGAAGAGATTCGACATGAAATGCCGGATACCAATGATGGTAAATCTCTATCAGGGCTTGGCAAGGCGGTAGGCCGTCCGTTGGAGTCTGCACTCAAGAAGCGCGGTGCACTGCGTCGCAAAGCGGGTGGGCGTGCACTACACGTGTTCTGGACGGATGGCGATGAAGTACAGCTTGGGATGAGCTTCCCGGGTAATCGCAGCGAGTATGCCAATGGTATTCGTCATCTGCGTTCACCGAGCCGTGCACCAAGCCGATCTACGCTCAAACTGGAAGAAGCGTGGCATGAATTTGTGCCGCGCGATCAGTGGGAGCGTCGTATTGCCACTGGTATGCAGGCCGCTGACTTGGGCGCTGCCCCGGGCGGCTGGACCTTTCAACTGGTAGAGAAGGGCATGTTCGTGTTCGCCATTGATAATGGCCCCATGAACAAGGATCTGATGGCGACGGGACAGGTAGAGCATCTTAAAGAAGATGGTTTTACCTGGGAGCCGCCGCTACGTCTTGACTGGTTGGTCTGCGATATCGTTGATCGCCCCATCCGCGTGACAGAGATGGTCGAGCGATGGCTGAAGAAGCGCTGGTGCAATGAGGCCGTTTTCAACCTCAAGTTGCCGATGAAGCAGCGCTGGAAGGAAGTGTCACGCTGCCTGGACTATCTCGCACAAAGTCTTGAGAACTCCCATGTTGGGGCTGAGATTCGCTGCCGCCATCTCTACCATGATCGAGAAGAAGTCACTGTTCACGTGCGAATCACGCACTAG